In Treponema vincentii, a single window of DNA contains:
- a CDS encoding sulfide/dihydroorotate dehydrogenase-like FAD/NAD-binding protein, with translation MHTILEKKQFSKDVFYLRVAAPEIARQRKAGQFVIIQLDIDYGERIPLTIADADPSEGWIALVVQAVGATTIKLCRKEVGDSIAAILSPLGNPTHIAKVGKVVCVGGGIGTAPLHPIAQAYKRAGNEVIIIIGGRTKELVIFEEEMRKIADELIIVTDDGSYGRKALVTEPLKEICESAAPPQEVIAIGPPIMMKFCAATTRPFGIHTVVSLNTIMIDGTGMCGGCRVTVDGKTKFVCVDGPEFDGHKVDFDNMMMRMKAFKEREDHDRHACRIGLSNGAN, from the coding sequence ATTCACACGATTTTAGAGAAGAAACAATTCTCAAAAGATGTTTTCTATCTGCGCGTTGCGGCACCGGAAATTGCCCGTCAGAGAAAGGCAGGACAATTTGTTATTATTCAGCTTGATATCGATTACGGCGAGCGCATTCCGCTTACCATCGCCGATGCCGATCCTTCCGAAGGGTGGATAGCCCTTGTCGTTCAGGCAGTTGGGGCAACCACGATTAAGCTCTGCCGAAAAGAAGTAGGCGATTCGATTGCGGCAATTCTCAGTCCGCTCGGTAATCCCACGCATATTGCAAAGGTCGGAAAAGTTGTCTGTGTCGGCGGCGGTATTGGTACGGCGCCTTTACACCCGATTGCCCAAGCTTATAAACGTGCCGGTAATGAAGTTATCATTATCATCGGCGGTCGTACAAAAGAACTCGTGATTTTCGAGGAAGAAATGCGCAAGATAGCGGATGAGCTCATTATCGTAACGGATGATGGAAGCTACGGCCGAAAAGCGCTGGTTACCGAACCGTTAAAGGAAATCTGCGAAAGCGCAGCGCCGCCTCAAGAGGTTATCGCAATCGGTCCACCGATTATGATGAAGTTCTGCGCAGCAACAACTCGTCCGTTCGGAATACACACGGTGGTCTCGTTAAATACGATTATGATTGATGGCACTGGAATGTGCGGAGGATGTCGCGTTACGGTTGACGGAAAGACAAAGTTTGTCTGTGTAGATGGACCTGAATTTGACGGACACAAAGTCGATTTTGACAATATGATGATGCGGATGAAGGCCTTTAAGGAACGGGAAGATCACGATCGTCATGCATGCAGAATTGGACTGTCAAACGGCGCCAATTAA